Proteins encoded within one genomic window of Streptomyces profundus:
- a CDS encoding ADP-ribosylglycohydrolase family protein has translation MSQTQLVTSRPSLAERTAGVLVGAAVGDALGGPVEGWTPEAIVERHGGRVRGIVEPFHKDDWRTARPIAPYHKGDGHVTDDTLMTHALVRVYERVRDHLDAYAVADHLVPDLITTPRWIPELEAEALPLQRIFLAEKWMVARLHYGHVDPREAGVGNIVNCGAAMYMAPVGVVNAAHPEAAYAEALDVAGAHQSSYGREAAGVFAASVAAALRPDATPESVVEAALALAKDGTRAAIEAVCEVAADYRDFEAALAPLRAAVAPFDTVGPDYRKPSLGARRPSRLHAIEELPVALGMLLVGGGDFRETVLGSVNYGRDCDSIATMSGAIVGALRGERAVPEEWSAEVGRASRLDLRAPAVALTEVTREVFARDVARRRAHEAGFAALTEAP, from the coding sequence ATGAGCCAGACCCAACTCGTCACCTCCCGGCCGTCGTTGGCGGAGCGCACGGCCGGCGTCCTGGTGGGCGCGGCCGTGGGCGACGCGCTCGGCGGCCCCGTGGAGGGCTGGACGCCCGAGGCGATCGTGGAACGGCACGGTGGCCGCGTCCGGGGCATCGTCGAGCCGTTCCACAAGGACGACTGGCGCACCGCCCGGCCGATCGCGCCGTACCACAAGGGCGATGGGCATGTCACCGACGACACCCTGATGACCCATGCGCTGGTCCGGGTCTACGAGCGGGTGCGGGACCATCTCGACGCCTACGCGGTGGCCGACCATCTGGTGCCCGATCTGATCACCACGCCGCGCTGGATTCCCGAACTGGAGGCGGAGGCCCTGCCGTTGCAGCGGATCTTCCTGGCCGAGAAGTGGATGGTGGCCCGGCTGCACTACGGCCATGTCGATCCGCGCGAGGCGGGCGTCGGGAACATCGTCAACTGCGGCGCGGCGATGTACATGGCGCCGGTCGGGGTGGTCAACGCGGCGCATCCGGAGGCCGCCTACGCGGAGGCGCTCGATGTGGCCGGCGCCCACCAGTCGAGCTATGGGCGGGAGGCGGCCGGGGTGTTCGCCGCCTCCGTCGCCGCCGCGCTGCGGCCGGACGCGACGCCCGAGTCGGTGGTGGAGGCGGCCCTCGCGCTGGCCAAGGACGGCACCCGGGCCGCGATCGAGGCGGTCTGCGAAGTGGCCGCCGACTACCGGGACTTCGAGGCGGCGCTGGCGCCGCTGCGGGCGGCCGTCGCCCCGTTCGACACCGTCGGCCCGGACTACCGCAAGCCGTCGCTGGGCGCCCGGCGGCCGTCCCGGCTGCATGCCATCGAGGAACTGCCCGTCGCCCTGGGCATGTTGCTGGTCGGCGGCGGCGACTTCCGGGAGACGGTGCTGGGTTCGGTCAACTACGGCCGGGACTGCGACTCGATCGCCACGATGAGCGGCGCCATCGTCGGCGCGCTGCGCGGCGAGCGGGCGGTGCCCGAGGAGTGGAGCGCCGAGGTCGGCCGGGCCAGCCGGCTCGATCTGCGGGCGCCGGCCGTGGCGCTCACCGAGGTGACCCGCGAGGTGTTCGCCCGGGACGTGGCGCGCCGCCGCGCGCACGAGGCCGGGTTCGCCGCCCTGACGGAGGCGCCGTGA
- a CDS encoding ADP-ribosylglycohydrolase family protein gives MSGARVEGLLLGIAAGDAAGWPSGRHRATRLPDWTRRLTRELDTFAEQNATTTLPVPIALNQPPDPLRLGPSDDAEWAAFTARSVLSATGSGGSDLPADQRVRSALALAWNTLADEVAAAASRAPEIESAHIPLRARISVRAGLGNLAAGLRPPATGHDNPHYFDDAACVRAAVLAVVHPGAPEAAADLAEFDARYTQDDDGVHGARAIAAAVATALGGDSMDLCVAAALRQLPEDTEIRRNALRAVELGQAAAAARPGLPGNAFALVPVLEHEIVDHVYSYGIAAAETVPVALAVATAAAGAVTEAVPSAACLSRVADSAPALAGALTGVVGGADALPTSWRDACRTLAGCALPQLAGVDLVEIADQLELIHAPPSLPQASPHSTSPEGVRT, from the coding sequence ATGAGCGGTGCGCGAGTGGAGGGGTTGCTGCTGGGCATCGCCGCCGGCGATGCCGCCGGGTGGCCCTCGGGGCGGCATCGGGCGACGCGGCTGCCGGACTGGACCCGCCGGCTGACCAGGGAGTTGGACACCTTCGCCGAGCAGAACGCGACGACCACGCTGCCCGTGCCGATCGCCCTCAACCAGCCGCCCGACCCGCTGCGCCTCGGCCCCTCGGACGACGCCGAGTGGGCGGCGTTCACCGCCAGGTCGGTGCTGTCCGCGACGGGGTCGGGCGGCAGTGATCTGCCGGCGGACCAACGGGTGCGCTCCGCCCTGGCGTTGGCGTGGAACACGCTGGCGGACGAGGTGGCGGCGGCGGCCAGCCGGGCGCCCGAGATCGAGTCGGCGCATATCCCGCTGCGCGCCCGGATCTCGGTGCGCGCCGGTCTCGGGAACCTGGCGGCCGGGCTGCGGCCCCCGGCGACCGGACACGACAATCCGCACTACTTCGACGACGCCGCCTGCGTGCGGGCCGCCGTGTTGGCCGTGGTGCACCCGGGAGCCCCGGAGGCCGCCGCCGACCTGGCCGAGTTCGACGCCCGCTACACACAGGACGACGACGGGGTGCACGGCGCCCGCGCCATAGCGGCGGCCGTTGCCACCGCGCTGGGCGGCGATTCGATGGACCTCTGTGTGGCGGCGGCCCTGCGTCAGCTGCCGGAGGACACCGAGATCAGGCGCAACGCGCTGCGCGCCGTGGAGTTGGGACAGGCGGCGGCAGCGGCCAGGCCCGGCCTGCCGGGGAACGCGTTCGCGCTGGTCCCGGTGCTGGAGCACGAGATCGTCGACCACGTCTACAGCTATGGCATCGCGGCGGCCGAGACGGTGCCGGTGGCGTTGGCGGTGGCCACGGCCGCCGCCGGCGCCGTCACCGAGGCGGTGCCGAGCGCGGCGTGTCTGTCCCGGGTGGCCGATTCGGCGCCGGCGCTCGCCGGGGCGCTCACCGGCGTGGTGGGCGGCGCGGACGCGCTGCCCACCAGCTGGCGCGACGCCTGCCGCACGCTGGCCGGCTGCGCCCTGCCCCAACTCGCCGGAGTCGATCTGGTGGAGATCGCCGACCAGCTTGAGCTGATCCACGCCCCACCGTCCCTTCCGCAGGCTTCCCCCCACTCCACCTCACCCGAAGGAGTCCGCACGTGA
- a CDS encoding ABC transporter substrate-binding protein — protein sequence MRRLTRARLIAGAWTLALLGAAGCGGGSPDDDGRVTLEFLSLAWQAESVAANEALVEQWNAANPDVQVRYVQGSWDNIHDHLLTSFEGGEAPDVIHNDASDLTDFANGGFLADLSPLLPDALLADVPEAAWSTTTYEGGIYGVPFLQEPRVLVANTTLLERAGVRLPTPEEPWSWPEFEAAGAALTEDADGDGDTDTYGVAWSMREPVTQTVNLSLSTGGEVFTRRDGKNEVRYDPADSAVAELIHRQVHEDGTAARGSLGMTGSDTLPGFFAGRYAMLPLNFSFRQQVAQQAPDGFDWTVLPMPSGGPRHGLAQGVAPQTLSVAEDSDHQRAAADFIAFLAQPEHQVALAQGDWMLPTSQQALADPALDTEEYGWRTGTRIASELRPSPVLGVRGYPEWKDKIATPALQEYYSGAIGLDTLRDKLTDDGNRILDRYQR from the coding sequence ATGAGGCGCCTGACGCGTGCCCGACTCATCGCCGGCGCATGGACGTTGGCCCTGCTGGGGGCCGCCGGCTGCGGCGGCGGCTCACCGGACGACGACGGCCGGGTCACGTTGGAGTTCCTGAGCCTGGCCTGGCAGGCGGAGTCGGTGGCGGCCAACGAGGCCCTCGTCGAACAGTGGAACGCGGCCAATCCCGATGTCCAGGTCCGCTACGTCCAGGGCTCCTGGGACAACATCCACGACCATCTGCTCACCTCGTTCGAGGGCGGCGAGGCGCCGGACGTCATCCACAACGACGCGTCCGACCTGACGGACTTCGCCAACGGCGGCTTCCTGGCCGACCTTTCGCCGCTACTGCCCGACGCGCTGCTGGCCGACGTCCCAGAGGCGGCCTGGTCCACCACCACCTACGAGGGCGGGATCTACGGGGTGCCGTTCCTCCAGGAGCCCCGGGTGCTGGTCGCCAACACCACCCTGCTGGAACGCGCCGGGGTCCGCCTGCCGACGCCCGAAGAGCCGTGGAGCTGGCCCGAGTTCGAGGCCGCGGGCGCCGCGCTCACCGAGGACGCCGACGGGGACGGCGACACCGACACCTACGGCGTGGCCTGGTCGATGAGGGAACCGGTCACCCAGACCGTCAACCTGTCGCTGTCCACCGGCGGCGAGGTCTTCACCCGGCGGGACGGCAAGAACGAGGTCCGCTACGACCCGGCCGACTCGGCCGTCGCCGAGCTGATCCACCGTCAGGTGCACGAGGACGGCACCGCCGCGCGCGGCAGCCTGGGCATGACCGGCTCGGACACCCTGCCGGGGTTCTTCGCCGGCCGCTACGCGATGCTGCCGCTCAACTTCTCCTTCCGGCAGCAGGTCGCCCAACAGGCGCCCGACGGCTTCGACTGGACGGTGCTCCCGATGCCGAGCGGCGGGCCCCGACACGGCCTGGCCCAGGGCGTCGCGCCGCAGACCCTCTCCGTCGCCGAGGACAGCGACCACCAGCGGGCCGCCGCCGACTTCATCGCCTTCCTCGCCCAGCCCGAACACCAGGTGGCCCTCGCGCAGGGCGACTGGATGCTCCCGACCAGCCAACAGGCCCTCGCCGACCCGGCGTTGGACACCGAGGAGTACGGCTGGCGCACCGGGACCCGAATAGCGAGCGAGCTGCGCCCCTCCCCGGTGCTCGGGGTGCGCGGCTATCCGGAATGGAAGGACAAGATCGCCACCCCCGCGCTACAGGAGTACTACAGCGGGGCCATCGGTCTGGACACGCTTCGGGACAAGCTCACCGACGACGGCAACCGGATCCTCGACCGCTACCAGCGTTAG
- a CDS encoding carbohydrate ABC transporter permease — MSRTDPAPPVTGPPATRPPARRRLARGAGRAGQYLALLCYLVFLGFPLLWLLSTSLKSPQELGSIDPSWIPRDPSLANFRAAFDAQPLLRSALNSLVVATSAAVIAVAIAVPAAYVMVRHRSRISRAGTVWILVSQMFPFVLVIIPLFLVLRNLHLINQLPGLVIVYVVWNLPFALWMLRGYVRAVPISLEEAAAVDGASRLRTLTSVVLPLLTPGLVATLMFSFVTAWNEFFFALVLLKSPEKQTMSVILTHFIGAEGVADLGPLAAAALLATLPSLLFFALLQRRLVSGMLAGAVKG; from the coding sequence ATGAGCCGCACCGACCCGGCGCCGCCCGTCACCGGGCCCCCCGCCACGAGGCCGCCGGCGCGCCGCAGGCTCGCCAGGGGCGCCGGCCGCGCCGGGCAGTATCTGGCGCTGCTGTGCTATCTGGTCTTCCTCGGCTTCCCGCTGCTGTGGCTGCTCTCCACCTCGCTCAAGTCGCCGCAGGAGCTGGGCTCCATCGACCCGAGCTGGATCCCGAGGGACCCGAGCCTTGCGAACTTCCGGGCCGCCTTCGACGCCCAGCCGCTGCTCAGGTCCGCCCTCAACAGTCTGGTGGTGGCGACCAGCGCGGCGGTGATCGCGGTGGCCATCGCGGTGCCGGCCGCCTATGTGATGGTCCGCCACCGCTCCCGGATCAGCCGGGCCGGCACGGTGTGGATCCTGGTCAGCCAGATGTTCCCGTTCGTGCTGGTGATCATCCCGCTCTTCCTGGTGCTGCGGAACCTCCATCTGATCAACCAGCTCCCGGGTCTTGTCATCGTCTACGTGGTGTGGAACCTGCCGTTCGCGCTGTGGATGCTGCGGGGCTATGTGCGGGCGGTGCCGATATCCCTGGAGGAGGCCGCCGCGGTGGACGGCGCCAGCCGGCTGCGGACGTTGACCAGCGTGGTGCTGCCGCTGCTGACGCCTGGCCTGGTCGCCACGCTGATGTTCTCCTTCGTCACCGCCTGGAACGAGTTCTTCTTCGCCCTGGTCCTGCTCAAGTCTCCGGAGAAGCAGACGATGTCCGTGATCCTGACCCACTTCATCGGCGCCGAGGGCGTCGCCGACCTGGGCCCGCTGGCCGCCGCCGCGCTGCTGGCCACGCTGCCCAGCCTGCTGTTCTTCGCGCTGCTCCAACGGCGGCTGGTCAGCGGGATGCTCGCCGGGGCGGTGAAGGGATGA
- a CDS encoding carbohydrate ABC transporter permease translates to MSLLKPRAKAVPGSRGTPPPRTPRQRKRALGLDRGAWFLLLPALIPILLLSVGPLVYAVSLAFTDAQAGRTSPTQFVGLLNFTDLRHDSLFWESFRIGLVWALCVTTLQFLLALGLALLLDQNLRFRWLARTLALVPWAMPEVVVGVMWRLVYHQDAGILNKTLAQLGLIDGQVDWLSSMTLALPAVIVVGVWAGMPQTTVVLLAGLQNVPLELREAAALDGAGAWRRFTTVTWPAIRPVVLAITALNFIWNFNSFGLIYVLTQGGPGGRTRLPSLFAYEEAFKYGQYGYAAAMGLAMIALIAVLLVLFLRRKLKEDAR, encoded by the coding sequence ATGAGTCTGCTCAAGCCCCGGGCCAAGGCCGTCCCGGGCAGCCGCGGCACCCCGCCGCCCAGAACGCCCAGGCAGCGCAAACGTGCGCTGGGCCTGGACAGGGGTGCCTGGTTTCTGCTGCTTCCCGCCCTGATACCCATCCTGCTGCTGAGCGTTGGCCCGCTGGTCTATGCGGTCTCCCTCGCCTTCACCGACGCCCAGGCGGGCCGCACCTCGCCCACCCAGTTCGTGGGCCTGCTCAACTTCACGGACCTCAGGCACGACTCGCTGTTCTGGGAGTCCTTCCGGATCGGCCTGGTGTGGGCGCTCTGCGTCACCACCCTCCAGTTCCTCCTCGCCCTGGGTCTCGCGCTGCTGCTGGACCAGAACCTCAGGTTCCGCTGGCTGGCCAGGACGTTGGCGCTGGTCCCCTGGGCGATGCCCGAGGTGGTGGTCGGCGTCATGTGGCGGCTGGTCTACCACCAGGACGCCGGCATCCTGAACAAGACGCTCGCCCAACTCGGCCTGATCGACGGCCAGGTGGACTGGCTCTCCTCGATGACGCTGGCGCTGCCAGCCGTGATCGTGGTCGGCGTCTGGGCGGGCATGCCGCAGACCACGGTGGTGCTGCTGGCCGGCCTGCAGAACGTGCCCCTCGAACTGCGGGAGGCGGCGGCGCTGGACGGCGCCGGGGCCTGGCGCCGGTTCACCACCGTCACCTGGCCGGCGATCCGTCCCGTGGTGCTGGCGATCACCGCGCTCAACTTCATCTGGAACTTCAACTCGTTCGGCCTGATCTACGTGCTGACCCAGGGCGGTCCCGGCGGCCGGACGCGGCTGCCGTCGCTCTTCGCCTACGAGGAGGCGTTCAAGTACGGCCAGTACGGCTACGCGGCGGCGATGGGGCTGGCGATGATCGCCCTGATCGCGGTGCTGCTGGTGCTGTTCCTGCGCCGCAAGCTCAAGGAGGACGCGCGATGA
- a CDS encoding LacI family DNA-binding transcriptional regulator, with the protein MSNGGKPTIVSIAERAGVSIASVSRVLNGQGARRDTTERVRRAAADLGYVPNAVARSLKDGRTRQLTFAMPDIGNPVYVAMVRAIQEVTKAAGYRLLLHSTDAVAEDELAVLRSLADRTSDGLILCPIRITDAHIAALREAAGPVVVIGSLPPGVPVDSVRADSVAGAALAVRHLHATGRRRIAFVNGPADTVPGHNRDLGFRSALAECGLPYEEALVVHTDFGIDAGAEAAGRLLPARPDAIFCANDQLALGAAHALLARGLRIPEDLAVAGMDDSQLARAGWPPLTSVDLGSSERGRRAAELLLRRLADRSPDRSAPPADGEAGTATEAAPPEAPRTTTALPRLVVRASTVRRPTPTP; encoded by the coding sequence ATGTCCAACGGCGGAAAGCCGACCATCGTGTCGATCGCCGAACGCGCCGGCGTCTCCATCGCCTCCGTGTCCCGGGTGCTCAACGGGCAGGGCGCGCGCCGGGACACCACCGAGCGGGTCCGGCGCGCCGCCGCCGATCTCGGCTATGTGCCCAACGCGGTCGCGCGTTCCCTCAAGGACGGCAGGACCCGCCAACTCACCTTTGCCATGCCCGACATCGGCAACCCCGTCTATGTGGCGATGGTCCGGGCCATCCAGGAGGTGACCAAGGCCGCCGGGTACCGGCTGCTGCTGCACTCGACGGACGCGGTGGCGGAGGACGAGCTGGCCGTGCTGCGCAGCCTCGCCGACCGCACCAGCGACGGGCTGATCCTCTGCCCGATCCGGATCACCGACGCGCATATCGCCGCGCTGCGCGAGGCGGCGGGCCCCGTGGTGGTGATCGGCTCGCTGCCGCCCGGCGTGCCGGTGGACAGCGTGCGGGCCGATTCGGTGGCCGGCGCCGCCCTCGCGGTCCGCCATCTGCACGCCACCGGGCGCCGCCGGATCGCCTTTGTGAACGGCCCGGCCGACACCGTGCCAGGACACAACCGCGACCTCGGGTTCCGGAGCGCCCTCGCCGAGTGCGGCCTGCCCTACGAGGAGGCGCTGGTCGTCCACACCGACTTCGGCATCGACGCCGGCGCCGAGGCCGCCGGACGGCTGCTGCCCGCCCGGCCCGACGCGATCTTCTGCGCCAACGACCAGCTCGCGCTGGGCGCGGCGCACGCGCTGCTCGCCCGTGGGCTGCGCATACCCGAGGACCTGGCGGTGGCCGGGATGGACGACAGCCAGTTGGCGCGTGCCGGCTGGCCACCGCTGACCAGCGTGGACCTCGGCTCCTCCGAACGCGGCCGGCGCGCCGCCGAGTTGCTACTGCGACGGCTCGCCGACCGCTCCCCCGACCGATCGGCGCCACCCGCCGACGGCGAGGCCGGGACCGCCACCGAGGCCGCCCCGCCCGAAGCGCCCCGCACCACGACCGCCCTGCCCCGCCTCGTCGTCCGCGCCTCCACGGTGCGGCGGCCGACCCCGACACCATGA
- a CDS encoding GNAT family N-acetyltransferase — MSDPTTQRPAAADAELPRIQGFLADFARRQAQHATPLPGGFAVRDDALPHSRADNQIFVDQPVVDAGALPTLADEALAGLPHRLITVLHDQAGQAVAPTLVAAGYEHSVYLLMLHTGPVPKPGSTAREAEEVDLDALRGPIARRWRGFLPDAEDEVIRQLVDRRLARRRGAEAVHFIASRDEDGEAACWADLYADPATGVAQIEDVLTDEARLRRGHGNAVLAEALRRAEGAGCATRFLIADADDWPRHWYERLGFTTIAHAHSFERG, encoded by the coding sequence ATGTCCGACCCGACCACTCAGCGCCCGGCCGCCGCCGATGCCGAACTGCCGCGCATACAGGGCTTCTTGGCCGACTTCGCCCGCCGGCAGGCCCAGCACGCCACCCCGCTGCCCGGTGGATTCGCCGTGCGCGACGACGCGTTGCCGCACTCGCGTGCCGACAACCAGATCTTCGTCGACCAGCCGGTCGTGGACGCCGGGGCGCTGCCCACACTGGCCGACGAGGCGCTCGCCGGGCTTCCGCACCGCCTGATCACCGTGCTGCACGACCAGGCCGGCCAGGCCGTCGCGCCGACGCTGGTCGCGGCCGGCTATGAGCACTCCGTGTATCTGCTGATGCTGCACACCGGACCGGTACCGAAGCCCGGCAGCACCGCGCGTGAAGCCGAGGAAGTGGACCTCGACGCACTGCGCGGGCCGATCGCCCGCCGCTGGCGGGGGTTTCTGCCGGACGCCGAGGACGAGGTGATCCGTCAGCTGGTGGACCGCAGGCTCGCGCGTCGACGCGGCGCCGAAGCCGTGCACTTCATCGCGTCCCGGGACGAGGACGGCGAGGCCGCCTGCTGGGCCGATCTCTACGCCGACCCGGCCACCGGGGTCGCGCAGATCGAGGACGTGCTCACCGACGAGGCGCGGCTGCGGCGCGGCCACGGGAACGCGGTGCTGGCCGAGGCGCTGCGCCGGGCCGAGGGCGCGGGGTGCGCCACCCGCTTCCTGATCGCGGACGCCGACGACTGGCCGCGCCACTGGTACGAGCGGCTCGGCTTCACCACCATCGCGCACGCCCACTCCTTCGAACGGGGCTGA
- a CDS encoding MFS transporter, translating into MSVAEATERAGTREWVGLGVLALPTLLLALDISVLHLAAPHLSADLGATSSELLWILDVYGFMIAGFLVTMGTLGDRIGRRKLLMIGATAFGAASVVAAYANSPLMLIITRALLGIAGATLMPSTLALISNMFKDVKQRSVAIGVWIICFSAGAAVGPVLGGVMLEAFWWGSVFLLGVPVMVVLLIAAPLLLPEYRDDKPGKLDPISVGQSLAAMIPLIYGIKELAKDGLEPLPLASLMFGSLMGLLFVRRQRSLPAPLMDIKLFRNGSFSAALALLLGAAFTSGGVMLFFIQGLQMVQGMSSLRAGLWMLPMTAGMVVGSVLAPMLARRIPPGRVVAAGLALSASGYLVMSWDASSLGLGVTGLLIASVGLSPAMVLGTDLVLGSAPPEKAGAASSLSETSTELGMALGIAVLGSVGAAVYRSDMSGASPDGLPQEAATLAEDSLPGAVGVVETLPSGVGDDFLSTAREAFSNGAGITTLVAAGTVLFLSAVAVRALRGLRPIGEAPAVPAAGHQPEPREDELSPTSH; encoded by the coding sequence ATGAGTGTCGCGGAGGCCACGGAGCGGGCCGGGACTCGCGAGTGGGTGGGGCTGGGGGTGCTGGCACTGCCGACGCTGCTGTTGGCGTTGGACATCAGCGTGTTGCATCTGGCGGCACCACATCTGAGCGCCGACCTCGGGGCGACCAGCAGCGAGCTGCTGTGGATCCTCGATGTGTACGGCTTTATGATCGCCGGCTTTCTGGTGACGATGGGCACCCTGGGCGACCGGATCGGGCGGCGGAAGCTGCTGATGATCGGCGCGACCGCGTTCGGTGCCGCCTCGGTGGTGGCCGCCTACGCCAACTCGCCGCTGATGCTGATCATCACCCGCGCGCTGCTCGGCATCGCGGGAGCGACGCTGATGCCCAGCACGCTGGCCCTGATCAGCAACATGTTCAAGGACGTGAAGCAGCGGTCGGTGGCGATCGGCGTGTGGATCATCTGCTTCTCCGCCGGCGCGGCCGTGGGGCCGGTGCTGGGCGGGGTGATGCTGGAGGCGTTCTGGTGGGGCTCGGTGTTCCTGCTGGGTGTCCCGGTGATGGTGGTGCTGCTGATCGCCGCGCCGCTGCTGCTGCCCGAGTACCGCGACGACAAGCCGGGCAAGCTGGACCCGATCAGCGTCGGTCAGTCCCTGGCCGCGATGATCCCGCTGATCTACGGCATCAAGGAGCTCGCCAAGGACGGCCTCGAACCGCTGCCGCTCGCCTCGTTGATGTTCGGCTCGCTGATGGGGCTGCTCTTCGTGCGGCGGCAGCGTTCCCTGCCGGCGCCGCTGATGGACATCAAGCTCTTCCGCAACGGCTCCTTCAGCGCCGCCCTGGCCCTGCTGCTGGGCGCCGCCTTCACCTCCGGCGGCGTGATGCTCTTCTTCATCCAGGGCCTCCAGATGGTGCAGGGCATGTCCTCGCTGCGGGCCGGGCTGTGGATGTTGCCCATGACGGCCGGCATGGTCGTCGGCTCGGTGCTGGCGCCGATGCTGGCCCGCCGGATCCCACCGGGCCGGGTGGTGGCGGCCGGACTCGCGCTCTCCGCGAGCGGCTATCTGGTGATGTCCTGGGACGCCAGCTCGCTGGGTCTGGGCGTGACGGGCCTGCTGATCGCGTCGGTCGGCCTGTCGCCCGCGATGGTGCTCGGCACCGATCTGGTGCTGGGCTCGGCGCCGCCGGAGAAGGCCGGGGCCGCGTCCTCGCTCTCCGAGACCTCCACCGAACTGGGCATGGCGCTGGGCATCGCGGTGCTGGGCAGCGTCGGCGCCGCCGTCTACCGCTCCGACATGTCCGGTGCCAGCCCGGACGGCCTGCCGCAGGAGGCCGCCACGCTCGCCGAAGACAGCCTCCCCGGGGCGGTCGGGGTCGTCGAGACGCTGCCGAGCGGCGTCGGGGACGACTTCCTGAGCACCGCGCGGGAAGCGTTCAGCAACGGAGCCGGGATCACCACCCTGGTCGCCGCCGGTACGGTCCTCTTCCTCTCGGCGGTGGCCGTCCGCGCGCTGCGCGGTCTGCGGCCGATAGGCGAGGCCCCCGCCGTGCCGGCCGCCGGCCACCAACCGGAGCCGCGCGAGGACGAGTTGAGCCCCACGTCGCACTGA
- a CDS encoding GNAT family N-acetyltransferase, with product MGTRVVGDGARWVASGPGGPLGELARVRRPDGHTFLLPRGVGEEAWGPLLDAAIGGFRGTELFVEIDGADEGAGPRALAERGFVVHRCDHHYTVPTAEAGRPAPAGVGVVDAAAADPERLRLLDEELRRDVPGVGEWRNDPERFAAELRADPEFDPATFLLAVDLGTGAYLGLVRVWIRAAGPPRLGLVGVRRAARRRGLAGVLLSRVLAVLHRRGVAAVTAEVDEGNVGSNRLLRSFGARRTGGGVELVRRAGTADGSAHGAPAGLDQVE from the coding sequence ATGGGGACACGGGTGGTGGGGGACGGCGCTCGTTGGGTGGCATCCGGGCCCGGGGGGCCGCTGGGGGAGCTGGCCCGGGTGCGACGCCCTGACGGGCACACGTTCCTGCTGCCCAGGGGGGTGGGCGAGGAGGCGTGGGGGCCGCTGCTCGACGCCGCGATCGGCGGATTCCGGGGCACCGAGCTGTTCGTCGAGATCGACGGGGCCGACGAGGGCGCCGGGCCCCGGGCGCTCGCGGAGCGGGGGTTCGTGGTCCACCGGTGTGACCACCATTACACCGTGCCCACCGCCGAAGCGGGCCGGCCGGCGCCGGCCGGGGTCGGGGTGGTGGACGCCGCCGCGGCGGATCCGGAGCGGCTGCGGCTGCTGGACGAGGAGCTGCGGCGCGATGTTCCGGGGGTGGGGGAGTGGCGCAACGATCCGGAGCGGTTCGCCGCCGAGCTGCGCGCCGACCCCGAGTTCGATCCGGCCACCTTCCTGCTGGCCGTCGACCTCGGCACCGGCGCCTATCTGGGCCTGGTCCGGGTGTGGATCAGGGCAGCGGGGCCGCCCAGGCTCGGCCTGGTCGGCGTGCGGCGGGCCGCGCGCCGACGCGGCCTCGCGGGCGTGCTGCTGAGCCGGGTCCTCGCCGTGCTGCACCGGCGCGGCGTGGCGGCCGTGACCGCGGAGGTGGACGAGGGGAACGTCGGGTCCAACCGGCTGCTGCGGTCGTTCGGGGCCCGACGCACGGGCGGCGGCGTGGAGTTGGTGCGCCGGGCGGGCACCGCCGACGGGTCAGCGCACGGTGCCCCCGCCGGCCTCGATCAGGTCGAGTAA